GATGGTCACCTCACCCGCGAGCGGCGCGCTGCCGCCGAACCCGGGGAGGTCAATGGCGATGACCTCGCGTTGTTCCTGCAGCAGGGGGAGGACGGGGTCCCAGGTACGGACGCTCGAGCCGAGCCCATGCACGAGGACGAGTGGCTTTCCGGTGCCGGTTCGTTCGGTCTTCAACATGGGGGCCTTCCGTAGCCGGAGCGAGCACCCAGTCTATGCGGGCACGGATTGCTGCAGCCGATCCCCGCAGGACGAGGGGACTCTTCTGTGAGAATGGGCGCATGAGCCAGACCGAGATCCGCCACCACCAGGAGTCCGTCACGATCCAGGCGTCGGCGGACAGCATCTACGATCTGGTCTCCGACATCACCCGCACCGGCGAGTGGAGCCCGGTGTGCACGCGGTGCTGGTGGGAGGACGACGCCGCTGCAGGCGAGGTCGGTGCGTGGTTCACAGGGCGCAACGAGCTTCCACACCGCACCTGGGAGACCCGGTCGCAGCTCGTGGCGGCAGAGCGCGGCCGTGAGTTCGCGTGGGTGGTCGGCGGCGACAGGGTGCGCTGGGGCTACACGCTGACCCCGGCTGGCACCGGGACCACCCTGACAGAATCCTGGGATTTCCTGCCGGGCGGCATCGCCTTCTTCGACGAAAAGTTCGGGGAGGATGCTCCCGCGCAGATCATCGACCGGACCCGGCAGGCGCTCGACGGCATCCCGAAGACGCTCGCCGCCATCAAGCGCATCGCCGAGTCCGGCACGTTCCGTGAGGATGGCCGGTCCTAGCGGGAAGCTGACCCCGCACGAGGTCAGGCGATCGCCAACTCCAGGTACGCGGCGGCGCCGGCGGAGGCGACTTCCTGGTCCTGCTCGATGGTGCCGGTGGAAACGCCGATGGCGCCGACGATGCTGCCGTCGCGCACCAGCGGGATGCCGCCGGGGAACACCGCGAGCCGGCCGCCGTGGGCGTCACTCAGTCCGTAGATGGGGCCGTCCTGCCGGGTGACGCCCTGCAGGTCGCCGGTCTCGCACTGGAACGCGATGGACGTGTAGGCCTTGTTGATGGCGATGGTGATGCTGCCGATGTTCGCGCCGTCCATCCGCACGTGCGCCTTCAGGTTCCCGCCGGCATCGACCACGGCGATGTCCATGGGCTGGCCGATCTCCTCGGCTTTCGCCGCCGCGGCGTCGATGACGAGGCGGGCCTCTTTGGACGTGATGGTTTCGAGTACTGATCCGGGAGTCATGGGGGTCCTTCGTCGTCGAAGTGGGTGGCCGGGCGGCCGCGGCCCACTCAACCACGCGCATCCATCGCTGACGAGGTGGTGATTACCCCCAGGGGGAGGGCGGGAGAACCCCCATATCCAGCGCGGCTTCGCCCACCTAGCGTGGGGGTCAGCCTGACCAGGAGGAATCACCATGGCCGTTGTACCGCTGAAGGACATCGTCGACCCGGCATTCGAGGCACGCTACGGGGTGCCCGCCATCAACATCTTCAACGACCTGACCATGGAGGGCGTGCTCGCCGGTGCCGTGGAGGCCAACTCCCCGGTGATCCTG
This genomic interval from Arthrobacter agilis contains the following:
- a CDS encoding GlcG/HbpS family heme-binding protein; this encodes MTPGSVLETITSKEARLVIDAAAAKAEEIGQPMDIAVVDAGGNLKAHVRMDGANIGSITIAINKAYTSIAFQCETGDLQGVTRQDGPIYGLSDAHGGRLAVFPGGIPLVRDGSIVGAIGVSTGTIEQDQEVASAGAAAYLELAIA
- a CDS encoding SRPBCC family protein; its protein translation is MSQTEIRHHQESVTIQASADSIYDLVSDITRTGEWSPVCTRCWWEDDAAAGEVGAWFTGRNELPHRTWETRSQLVAAERGREFAWVVGGDRVRWGYTLTPAGTGTTLTESWDFLPGGIAFFDEKFGEDAPAQIIDRTRQALDGIPKTLAAIKRIAESGTFREDGRS